A window from Peromyscus eremicus chromosome 1, PerEre_H2_v1, whole genome shotgun sequence encodes these proteins:
- the Cntf gene encoding ciliary neurotrophic factor, whose amino-acid sequence MAFAEQSPLTLHRRDLCSRSIWLARKIRSDLTALMESYVKHQGLNKNINLDSVDGVPVASTDRWSEMTETERLQENLQAYRTFHGMLAKLLEDQRVHFTPTEGDFHQAIHTLLLQVSAFAYQLEELMVLLEQKIPENEVDRMPVTVGNGGLFEKKLWGLKVLQELSQWTVRSIHDLRVISSHQMGISAHESHYGPKDK is encoded by the exons ATGGCTTTCGCAGAGCAGTCACCTCTGACCCTTCACCGCCGGGACCTCTGTAGCCGTTCTATCTGGCTAGCAAGGAAGATTCGTTCAGACCTGACTGCTCTTATGGAATCTTAT GTGAAGCATCAGGGCCTGAATAAAAATATCAACCTGGACTCTGTGGATGGTGTGCCAGTGGCAAGCACTGATCGATGGAGTGAGATGACTGAGACAGAGCGACTCCAAGAGAACCTCCAGGCTTACCGTACCTTCCATGGGATGTTAGCCAAGCTTTTAGAAGACCAGAGGGTGCATTTCACCCCAACTGAAGGTGACTTCCATCAGGCAATACATACTCTTCTGCTCCAAGTTTCTGCCTTTGCCTACCAGCTAGAGGAGTTAATGGTGCTTCTGGAACAGAAGATCCCTGAAAATGAGGTTGATAGGATGCCTGTCACTGTTGGAAATGGTGGCCTCTTTGAGAAGAAGCTGTGGGGCCTGAAGGTCCTTCAAGAGCTTTCACAGTGGACCGTGAGGTCAATCCATGACCTCCGTGTCATTTCCTCTCATCAGATGGGAATCTCAGCACATGAGAGCCATTATGGGCCCAAGGACAAGTAA